GAGAATAGAAAGGTCTATGAAACACTGCTAGCAATCATGCATTAGAAAATTCACTGTTAAACTAATTATTCAAATAAACTTCCCGCGAGCTTACGCTCTGGGTATTAGCCTAGTTCAAGCATAGCTTGTCCGCCGTCTTGATTGCCCTGTAGCTTGATGTATCGGCGAATGATCTCTTCATTTATCCCAACAGTAGAAACAAAATAACCTTCCGACCAAATTCCATCCGTGCCCCAA
This portion of the Verrucomicrobiota bacterium genome encodes:
- a CDS encoding IS200/IS605 family transposase — encoded protein: WGTDGIWSEGYFVSTVGINEEIIRRYIKLQGNQDGGQAMLELG